tagtttttaccgtatttcctgcaactgtgatatctgtacagcactttggtcaaccccggttgttttaaatatgctctataaataaagtttgacttgacttgacttgtgataaggcaaagaaaaatatattgtttgctCTTACCAATCCTTGTTGTTTAGATATCCTGTTCCGTGATGCCCCTGCCAGACTCCAACTTTTACTATGAACATCACAGTAAACCATGTTTGGATGTTTGGACTCTGTCCACGCCTGCCCCTGGGTCTTGCTCGGCACCAACTTCTACCACAGTTGGTCTAGGACTGTCATCATGACTGCTGTGGTGGTTCTGCTGGACTCTATCCtatcactactactactatgatCGATGAATTATAATTCATGTTATATTCTTGATTGTTACTATACTGTTTTAGCATGTACAATATCCAAGTGGAGGGTAggtaatcttaatcttaacaaTAACTATATGGAGGAGTCGTGAGTTCTTCTTGAATTCTTTACTTAGCACAtatgtaaatgcaaaaaaaacacaaccacGACACAATTCCTGTTATTGATTAaccattatatttttaatgatcAAAATATACCACCATATTGTATTTAAACCATGTATATTCTAGAGTACAGGCAGGATTTCTTGTTACAACGATCAATGCAGCTTTCATGTTACAAAAATCATCTATCCAGACTGTGTGCTTGTTGCATGTATTTGAATTGGTTTACTATAAAACAGCCATTGCACATTAAATCTTAAGCAGTGAGACCACAACCTCTGTGGGCTGAAAGGTTGAAATCTGTTGCACTTCTCAACACTAAGCGTAAGCGAATCAACAAGTCTTTAAGGTACTTTGTAGcataaaaccacacacaccATTTTCTGAATGAAATATGTGATCACAATGATTGTGAGGCTATCATACCTTGCTTTCACAAGATGCAGCAAGCCTGAAAATGTACTAACTTTCCGTAAATGTtcattgtttaattgttttgtttatcttaatcaattaacaaaatgcaaaagtgAGTGAAGAGAaggaaaatcaaaacaaatcagTATTTGGTGTGACCAACCTTTGCCTTCAACCAACATCATTGTTTTCACACCTGcacacattaatatatatatataatcatacaGATCATTGTTGAGGTCCTTCCCATTGGCCTTGTCTTGACACTTACACCACCTAATCACCATGTAATATGAAAACAGACCCAAATTCATACCCTATACTGAAAGCATTAAAATCACAACATCTTCTGATCTAATTCTTGGCATGTCCATAAATAATATACTCCACATTTTTATATAGgggataatatatatatatatatatatatatatataataaaaatccaTAATTGTCCATAATATACTCCACATTTTATATAGgggataatatatatatgttaaaaaaaatcatattacaATTATGTTTTTTAGATGATTCAATAGGAGGAAGACAGATTGATAATGGAGAGGGAGGAGCTACTCTTACTTTCCTTACATGTTGTTGCTGCTTAAAGTCAGTCCTCACAGAAAAAGGCTTTCAGAGCCTTCCCTCTGGAGTTGTACTTGATGCTCTCTATCTCACCACCAAAGTTGCTGGGTTTCTGGAAGTGGATCTCCAAGTGGTCCTGCAGGTCCTCTTCATCCTCAGTGTCCTCAATGCCATCCAGAAGGATGGTACGCTTCGGGATGCCACAGAAAGTCTGAAATGAATCAATAACATCAGTTTAAATGACTTTCTTGTTTTATTGCATCTATCGCTCCTTCACAGGCAATTGAGGAGACAGATACCACTGATATGGACAGTTACAATTTTTCTTTCtaaatactaaaatactaaaacaagATACTCATGTAAGTTTAAACatactggccctcatttatcaaacaaacgTAGAAcagagcgcagatctgagcgtatatttcgtcttacgacaggattcacgtgtgatttatcaaacgatcgtatctctctaatcacagcgtgagaatgatcgttgataaatgtggcggcttgaAACAAGCATAATTTatataccacgccctaatatatataatatatatataatatataccagATTCAGATGGATCGCCTCCAGAGTTTATaacaccgaaggacgcaatacggccaaaaagagaatttttttccttttcttttttaagtcacctttattagcaaagtgcaccgtcacaaataacaacaggagcgaaattgacattttagagaaatgcgcagcaacggaggtttatgaaattaaagtaattatagttataaactcaaacaagttcactgaacattttacatttggagcttTAAGtgttcacagctttttggttgaaggaggtaaacaatgttttaaagtaagttttaattctaaaagaagaggaatttctcagaggcagaaagtgaaacgctgatgtccaacagctgcaacacaacaaacttgttggattatttaatttaaacattgtgatatataaagcctaatagcctatataatatgcaaatatagttattattatgatggagagacattattcacttctttacatttagtaataaatctatcccagtcagaggagcgtgtggcagtgctgattggaaatgtttctattgggtcagaactgctggtgaaggagacgctgacgctccggtgtccagcaggatatcaataaaaaacagaagacaacaacattaatagcctcggctagtattctgtttgAAGAAATTTCACGGTTGCAGGGTGTAATTAATTCTTAATCAggtttttaatgataaatgatgtagcctaaacatgctttggtttgccaccattaaaaacaaaacaccacagagttttatcagctccagccatcgatacaatagtctaagatcaattctcagactcagacatgTGGACTTCTGATCGAATCGCGATTCAGAAGTGTCCTAAAACAGCATGTAGTTtgtactataatatatatatatatatgtatatatatatatatatagttatatatatatatatatatatatatatatatatatatatatatatatatatataccagaaCTGTATCTTACCTGAAACTTGCACAGCCGATATGTGTAAATGTTTCCAACCTGCACGTCTACTTGAGAGTCCAGATCCACAGGGTACTTCCCTTTCAGAACCAGTGACTCAGTAactgcacacacagaaacagacacacattttaGTATTAATACATCATTAACACACTGATGCTCAGGAGGCTTGGTTTTCAATCGATATATACAAATGAACAACAACTGTGTCAATCACAGTATCCCGCTCTATCATTTATATTATAAACTCTAGTTGTATTAATTATATAatcaacaatataaaaatattcaatacaattaaatacaattacaattaaaatataaacatctAACTCCTTAACTGTGCTGACTGAGTTTCAGTCCCAGACTCAGTCCTGGAGCTGTCTGCCTAATGGGCTTCTGTCTTAGTAAATGTGCACTGTAACATTGTCTTAGTAACAATGGCCAGAGTTGTACCTCCAGGGTGTAAAAATCTGATCCGGCCTGTCCCAGTGTTCTTATCGTACTGCACAttctccacctctcctcctcctctgctgggTCTGGAGAAACTCATCTCCAGTTTGTCCTTTATTCTCTCCTCTGGCATGGAAGGGGGAATGTTGGCAACCACGAGATCTTTTCTGGAAACGTCAAGCTGGACCTACATTGGTGACAGCACAAAGTCATTACAATGGAGTCTGTTCTATAAGTCAGTGATGTTGCTAGTTCAAATACATTCTTAAATCATTTTGGCAGTTTTCTGGGGGAAAATGTTGCCATAAGAGAGCACCACTAGATGAGATTTGAAGATGAGCTGGTTATGAAATGTATTGTGCATGTCTGGAAAGCAATGGAGCACACAGAGAAGTATTCTTGGCTGCTGAACTTGGAATATTAGTTAGATTAGTTTTTGTCGTTTGCATATTTCTACAAAATGAAGGATACATGTGAGGAAATAATATTTCAGTAGTTGTACTTAATTTACCTGAATTTGTTGATGCTGGCTCAATAATAGATCAGTGTTTGGACTGAACTTGTGAATAACTCTGATTAGTGAATTACTGTTGTTAACAGATCACATAATCAACTAAACACACCAGACTGAACCTGCTGTGAGCAATTACAGTcaggaaaaatataaattcaaGGAAAGAATATAATTCAACAGATCGGAGCAAAATGGTCAACTCTATTCACATCAAATGTTTTCATATTACATAGTTAACATAAGTCATTTGCCCATCATGCTTTCTGACTGATTTTATGTGACAATGGAAATGCAAATCACAGTTTCATTTATCAATTATGCTGCTTTTAGTTTAATTCTGTCACACTCATGAGTAGATGTgcaacaatcaatcaatcaatcaatcactcaATCAATGTTATTGATTCACATAAAATCATGTAAGATACAATTGCAGTGAATGTAATCCGATCAgttctgtcaatttgtgtttttaaaagagtGCTTATTTAAGATCCTGGTGATCTGAGGGTAGAAACTTTCCCTGAGCCTCTCATTGTTGCCTGCTGTGTCCTGTACCTTCTTCCCAATCTCAATAGAGAGAAAATGGCAGATGGTTGAGATCCTTAATGATTTCCGTGGCATTTAGTTTTGCAGCACATCGACTATTGTCTGTTCAGCCAAATGAAGCACACTTTGCAGGTCCTAGCGGTCCTATTCAGTGCCTTTTTGTTCCCCTGACAGGCTGTGATATTTCCTGCCAGAGCCAGGGACAGGTTACATATAATTGTGAACACAGATGCTAGTTGCTTAGCACGTGGTTTGGGGACCCAGCTGCTGATTTCTTGATGTTCATACAATTGAAAGCCCTCCTGAAATCAGGCTCAGAATGGAAGTGGGTGAGAAAGGTGCATGCTTACAGATCTGGAAGTACAGTGAATTGCTGTAGTAAGAATGCACCATTTagtgcatatacagtatatatatatatatacacactgtaaaaaaaactgtttttacagtaaaaaaactggcagctgtggttgccagaactttaccgtaataaatacggtagaacctttttttaatattacgataaaaagatattggcactgttgatttcacgtttaagattgtcattttataaaaaaatttactgtataaataaaaggtttttcatcaaagaaacgctgttttgccatataattgacaagaaaatactttataaatgccgcataaattaaacattttaccagtaaatattgtgtgtgtgaaggtgtgtgaaGGGGTGAaggtgtgttgatgtgttgatgtgACGTGCAGCACTATTTGTCATCGTCTGAAAGTGGAAAATGTACCTCAAACTTAACAACAGGATCCATGGTTATTTTTTTCGGCTTCACATCCAAACTACTTTTCTCACAGGACACAGAGCACTTGGCAAGCTTCAAGATCCGAGAGGCAACTGAAGGACAGAAAAAATGAGGCAGATCGCACAGTAAGATATACAACTCttaaagttgggacactgtaaaaGTTAAGAAAAATACGCTGTATCAAATTCAAAGGTTAtcagtttaaacataaaatataccgttgtttcaatttaatatatgtcaaaatgcattagcaaattatcacacTTTGCCTTACTTgccttttaacccatttaggcctaaaacgcctggggaaaatgcctgtaaaacctctgggcaattttaaaataagcccctaaaacctgaagtttttctggaaattgaacagaagtgtcaacgcctattaaataatcgatttttcagcctctgtagcagatagaaatgaaattcaaaaattatttgagagcttatacctgttatatctaagctccctccgctatagtcgccttccgccatgatttcaaagttctggaaaagtcccattctcattttgtgtcttttttagtcattttgtatctttttttggtcaatttgtgtctttttctagtcattttgtgtctttttttggtcattttgtgtctttttttagtcattttgtgtcttttttggtgatgatttcaaagttctggaaaagtcccatgttgcattgcgaaactcccacatgtattctcattttgtgtctttttttagtcattgtgtgtctttttttgttattttgtgtcttttttttgtcattttgtatctttttgtgttttttttagtcattatgtgtctttttacgtcttttttaggtcattttgtgtcttttttggtgatgatttaaaagttctggaaaagtcccatgttgcattgcaacactcccacatgtattctgatgcatttcattggccaagagaccaaatataggtggaaaaaactacaaatactacaaaacgacgtatccgctttcccggctttaatggtagaataacgcaacagtggtagaaatgcggtaatgctttcgcGGCTTAAATGGGTGAAATAAgtttttgtgtctgtaaatataaaaataggtTATACAAGTGAAACAATAGATAAAGAACGTATGTACTCATATAACAGTCTATCACACGGAAGAGTAAATGTCTACCGCTCTCTTCTTCAAAGGTGATGAGTGCCTGTCCTCCTTGCAGAAGGACAGTGGGTCTCTGGCTGATGG
This sequence is a window from Centropristis striata isolate RG_2023a ecotype Rhode Island chromosome 10, C.striata_1.0, whole genome shotgun sequence. Protein-coding genes within it:
- the nmi gene encoding N-myc-interactor, with protein sequence MADRQIDSKVDVDSEGRERELEEARKELQTWKTKVEKADDEKARLILDKLEEEEAKTKAQQEMIVCANKQAEHQKEFNQGMNAVQDEILKLSKRREELQKKLKMYQSELEAKKAESTKLRQKFKIYAQIPETEVMFRTQDKEERDDDSEPIRGLFAISQRPTVLLQGGQALITFEEESVASRILKLAKCSVSCEKSSLDVKPKKITMDPVVKFEVQLDVSRKDLVVANIPPSMPEERIKDKLEMSFSRPSRGGGEVENVQYDKNTGTGRIRFLHPGVTESLVLKGKYPVDLDSQVDVQVGNIYTYRLCKFQTFCGIPKRTILLDGIEDTEDEEDLQDHLEIHFQKPSNFGGEIESIKYNSRGKALKAFFCED